Proteins encoded by one window of Streptomyces clavuligerus:
- a CDS encoding ABC transporter permease has protein sequence MSATATSTPPPAAPKVSGGKGGRVRLSFPVILLIIAGALLALSAVRVITGAEDITSSGQISTALAMAVPIGLAGLGGLWAERAGVVNIGLEGMMILGTFFGAWAGWQTNPWIGVLAGVLGGMLGGLLHAVATVTFGVDHIISGIAINILALGFTTYLAKLWFNTGEALEKGGSPKQSPPADSIADITVPGLSDGLKSIEDHGWFFVSDLAGILAGLVTDVSLLTIVAVLLFVGTFVVLWKSAFGLRLRSCGENPIAAESLGVNVYKYKYIAVIVSGGMAGLGGAFLSLVTSHIYNEGQTGGRGYIGLAAMIFGNWRPGGLAMGAGLFGYADALQLRNGGESVHALLLLLVVVLIVLAVWKLYRKSYLQGAISGVIGLAVLAWYLGTDVVPTEFVAATPYVVTLLVLSLSAQRLRMPKADGMRYRKGQGK, from the coding sequence GTGAGCGCCACGGCGACTTCCACCCCGCCGCCCGCCGCACCCAAGGTGAGCGGTGGCAAGGGCGGCCGTGTCCGCCTCTCCTTCCCGGTGATCCTGCTGATCATCGCGGGCGCGCTGCTGGCCCTGTCCGCGGTGCGCGTCATCACCGGGGCCGAGGACATCACCTCCTCCGGCCAGATCAGCACGGCGCTGGCGATGGCGGTGCCGATCGGTCTCGCCGGTCTCGGCGGTCTGTGGGCCGAGCGCGCCGGTGTGGTCAACATCGGCCTCGAAGGCATGATGATCCTGGGCACCTTCTTCGGCGCCTGGGCGGGCTGGCAGACCAACCCCTGGATCGGCGTGCTCGCCGGTGTGCTGGGCGGCATGCTCGGCGGTCTGCTGCACGCGGTCGCCACGGTCACCTTCGGCGTGGACCACATCATCTCCGGTATCGCGATCAACATCCTGGCGCTCGGGTTCACCACCTACCTCGCCAAGCTCTGGTTCAACACCGGTGAGGCCCTGGAGAAGGGCGGCAGCCCCAAGCAGTCCCCACCGGCGGACAGCATCGCCGACATCACCGTCCCCGGCCTCTCCGACGGGTTGAAGTCGATCGAGGACCACGGGTGGTTCTTCGTCTCCGACCTCGCGGGCATCCTCGCCGGTCTGGTCACCGATGTCTCGCTGCTCACGATCGTGGCCGTGCTGCTCTTCGTCGGCACCTTCGTGGTGCTGTGGAAGTCCGCGTTCGGTCTGCGGCTGCGCTCCTGCGGCGAGAACCCGATCGCCGCGGAGTCCCTCGGCGTCAACGTCTACAAGTACAAGTACATCGCCGTGATCGTCTCCGGCGGTATGGCGGGCCTCGGCGGCGCCTTCCTGTCGCTGGTCACCTCGCACATCTACAACGAGGGCCAGACCGGTGGCCGCGGTTACATCGGCCTCGCGGCGATGATCTTCGGCAACTGGCGCCCCGGCGGCCTCGCCATGGGCGCGGGCCTCTTCGGCTACGCCGACGCCCTCCAGCTCCGCAACGGCGGCGAGTCCGTCCACGCGCTGCTGCTCCTGCTCGTCGTGGTCCTGATCGTCCTCGCCGTCTGGAAGCTCTACCGCAAGAGCTACCTCCAGGGCGCGATCAGCGGAGTCATCGGCCTGGCCGTGCTGGCCTGGTACCTCGGCACGGACGTGGTCCCGACCGAGTTCGTGGCCGCGACCCCGTATGTGGTGACCCTGCTGGTGCTCTCGCTCTCCGCGCAACGGCTGAGAATGCCCAAGGCGGACGGCATGCGCTACCGCAAGGGCCAGGGCAAGTGA
- a CDS encoding DUF6716 putative glycosyltransferase translates to MPSPISGAPRVAVLADSDTRWKWGALTARRLVPGPARPTGYLLRGRATPTPRQLAEVGAEASALHEVTGTEFLRTVADGGCDVVVLALVGGGVQAMLHGLAALPPARRPVVVTGYVGVVYEKLADGLLLRHGADLVLANSRQDARRFREVYEGVGADPSAVVEAALPFLGGAPYRPEEGRDTLVFAAQPSVPASRAERAYVLRRLIGHARLHPGREVLLKLRSRPGEHTTHLEEFPYQRLAGQATGPLPPNLRLVHGHMGEVLDRTDLLVTVSSTAALESLHRSIPTAVLTDLGVREPHGNHHFIGSGLLTSFDALDSGHRPVPDPHWLGEQGVATGGGYETAFDAARGRLAALLDGGPLPPIRPYYTPATAPGYLPGILARHRLAPDGTPLAGAEPGPGAAGGVRRLVRDAVRGAARGAYRQGVQRVAPAIRRMGEL, encoded by the coding sequence GTGCCATCACCCATCAGCGGCGCCCCTCGTGTCGCCGTACTCGCCGATTCCGACACCCGGTGGAAATGGGGTGCGCTGACCGCGCGCCGCCTCGTCCCCGGCCCGGCCCGGCCGACCGGATACCTGCTGCGCGGCCGGGCCACGCCCACGCCCCGCCAACTCGCCGAGGTCGGCGCCGAGGCGAGCGCGCTGCACGAGGTGACCGGTACGGAGTTTCTGCGCACCGTCGCGGACGGCGGCTGCGACGTGGTCGTCCTCGCGCTGGTCGGCGGCGGTGTCCAGGCCATGCTGCACGGGCTCGCCGCCCTGCCCCCGGCCCGCCGCCCCGTCGTGGTCACCGGCTATGTCGGCGTCGTCTACGAGAAGCTGGCCGACGGGCTGCTGCTGCGCCACGGCGCGGATCTCGTGCTCGCCAACTCCCGGCAGGACGCCCGGCGCTTCCGGGAGGTGTACGAAGGGGTCGGAGCCGATCCCTCCGCCGTGGTCGAGGCCGCGCTGCCGTTCCTCGGCGGCGCGCCCTACCGGCCCGAGGAGGGGCGCGACACGCTGGTCTTCGCCGCCCAGCCCTCCGTCCCCGCGAGCCGCGCCGAACGCGCCTATGTACTGCGCCGGCTGATCGGGCACGCCCGGCTCCACCCGGGCCGTGAGGTGCTGCTCAAGCTCCGCTCGCGCCCCGGTGAGCACACCACTCACCTGGAGGAGTTCCCGTACCAGCGGCTCGCCGGGCAGGCCACCGGCCCGCTGCCGCCCAACCTCCGGCTGGTCCACGGGCACATGGGGGAGGTCCTGGACCGTACGGATCTGCTGGTCACCGTCTCGTCCACGGCGGCGCTCGAATCCCTGCACCGGTCCATTCCCACCGCCGTCCTCACCGACCTCGGGGTGCGCGAGCCCCACGGGAACCACCACTTCATCGGCTCCGGGCTGCTGACCTCGTTCGACGCGCTCGACAGCGGCCACCGCCCGGTACCCGATCCGCACTGGCTCGGGGAGCAGGGCGTGGCGACCGGGGGCGGGTACGAGACCGCTTTCGACGCGGCCCGGGGGCGGCTCGCGGCCCTGCTGGACGGGGGGCCGCTGCCGCCGATCAGGCCCTACTACACCCCCGCCACCGCGCCCGGCTATCTGCCCGGCATCCTCGCCCGGCACCGGCTCGCCCCCGACGGCACCCCGCTCGCGGGCGCGGAGCCGGGCCCCGGGGCGGCGGGAGGGGTGCGGCGGCTGGTGCGCGACGCCGTACGGGGGGCTGCCCGGGGCGCGTACCGGCAGGGCGTGCAGCGCGTCGCGCCCGCGATCCGGCGGATGGGCGAGCTGTGA
- a CDS encoding acylneuraminate cytidylyltransferase, producing MTVLAVIPARGGSKGVPGKNLAPVGGVPLVVRAVREALAAPLVTDVAVSTDDPGIAAAARAAGAWVVDRPAGLSGDTASSEAAVLHALDAFGAAHGARVRAVLLVQCTSPFLTREDIQGVAAAVVRDGADSAVTVAPFHGFVWREGADPGPDTDPGPGKDTGPGPGLGTASSGVGVNHDAAVRPRRQDRPRDHLETGAAYAMDAEGFRAARHRFFGRTALVRTDPARVLEIDDPHDLARARALAPLLDTAARGTALPTRADIDAVVLDFDGTQTDDRAWIDAEGRETVAVHRGDGLGVARLREAGLDLLILSTERNPVVAARALKLRIPVLQGIDRKDLALSRWCEERGIDLRRVLYAGNDVNDLPCFSLAGWPVAVADAHGPVRAAARAVTAAPGGHGAVREIASWLLGPALTPTPDSPPDSAPCSPPCSADGPAELLSAAPPTR from the coding sequence ATGACCGTCCTCGCCGTGATCCCCGCCCGTGGCGGGTCCAAGGGCGTCCCGGGCAAGAACCTCGCCCCCGTGGGCGGTGTCCCGCTCGTGGTCCGGGCCGTCCGGGAGGCCCTGGCCGCCCCGCTGGTGACCGATGTCGCGGTCTCCACCGACGACCCGGGGATCGCCGCCGCCGCCCGGGCGGCGGGCGCGTGGGTCGTCGACCGGCCCGCCGGGCTTTCGGGGGACACGGCGAGCAGCGAGGCGGCGGTGCTGCACGCCCTTGACGCCTTCGGGGCGGCGCACGGGGCGCGGGTGCGGGCCGTCCTGCTGGTGCAGTGCACCAGCCCCTTCCTCACCCGGGAGGACATCCAGGGCGTGGCCGCCGCGGTGGTCCGGGACGGCGCCGACAGCGCGGTGACCGTGGCCCCCTTCCACGGCTTCGTCTGGCGCGAGGGCGCCGACCCCGGCCCGGACACCGACCCCGGCCCGGGGAAGGACACCGGCCCCGGCCCCGGCTTGGGCACCGCCTCCTCCGGCGTGGGCGTCAACCACGACGCGGCCGTGCGCCCCCGCCGCCAGGACCGGCCCCGGGACCACCTGGAGACCGGCGCCGCGTACGCCATGGACGCCGAGGGCTTCCGCGCCGCCCGGCACCGCTTCTTCGGCCGGACGGCGCTGGTCCGCACCGACCCCGCCCGGGTCCTGGAGATCGACGACCCGCACGACCTGGCCCGCGCCCGCGCCCTCGCCCCGCTGCTCGACACGGCGGCCCGGGGCACCGCTCTGCCCACCCGTGCGGACATCGACGCCGTCGTCCTCGACTTCGACGGCACCCAGACCGACGACCGCGCCTGGATCGACGCCGAGGGCCGGGAGACCGTCGCCGTCCACCGGGGCGACGGACTCGGCGTCGCCCGGCTGCGCGAGGCGGGCCTCGACCTGCTGATCCTCTCCACGGAGCGGAACCCGGTGGTCGCGGCCCGCGCCCTCAAACTGCGGATACCGGTCCTCCAGGGCATCGACCGCAAGGACCTCGCGCTCAGCCGCTGGTGCGAGGAACGGGGCATCGACCTCCGGCGGGTGCTCTACGCGGGCAACGACGTCAACGACCTGCCCTGCTTCTCCCTCGCGGGCTGGCCGGTCGCCGTCGCCGACGCGCATGGGCCGGTCCGGGCGGCGGCGCGCGCGGTCACGGCGGCCCCCGGCGGACACGGCGCCGTACGGGAGATCGCGAGCTGGCTCCTGGGCCCCGCCCTCACTCCCACCCCCGACTCCCCTCCCGACTCCGCTCCCTGCTCTCCTCCCTGCTCCGCGGACGGCCCCGCCGAACTCCTGTCGGCCGCCCCGCCCACCCGCTGA
- a CDS encoding ABC transporter ATP-binding protein, which produces MLLRSSPGECAIKPSSSPQAADRPSSPNAVELRGITKRFPGVVANHDIDITVTRGTVHALMGENGAGKSTLMKILYGMQKPDEGTITIDGQDVSFHTPGDAIACGIGMVHQHFMLADYLTVLENVVLGSEKLYGIGDRARAKIKEISDAYGLNVRPDVMVEDLGVADRQRVEILKVLYRGARILILDEPTAVLVPQEVDALFDNLRELKAEGLTVIFISHKLGEVLSVADDITVIRRGTTVGTADPASTTPKQLAELMVGSELPSPETRESTVTDVPMLTVEGLRMTATDPDGVVRAVLDGIDFTIHQGEVLGIAGVEGNGQSELVEAIMGMRHLDSGTLVFDGEDIAALPTRKRREDGIGVIPEDRHRHGLLLEAPLWENRILGHVTERPNSKGAFLDLRAARADTERIVREYDVRTPGIDVTAASLSGGNQQKLIVGREMSHRPKLLIAAHPTRGVDVGAQAQIWDQIREARREGLAVLLISADLDELIGLSDTLRVMYRGRLVADADPADITPEELGSAMTGAASGHLEHHDATDAADTGGDDPQGGGEDR; this is translated from the coding sequence ATGCTCCTCCGCTCCAGTCCTGGAGAGTGCGCCATCAAACCGTCCAGCAGTCCGCAGGCCGCCGACAGGCCCAGCAGCCCCAACGCCGTGGAGCTGCGCGGCATCACCAAACGCTTCCCCGGCGTCGTGGCCAACCACGACATCGACATCACCGTGACCCGCGGCACCGTCCACGCCCTCATGGGTGAGAACGGCGCAGGCAAGTCCACCCTGATGAAGATCCTCTACGGCATGCAGAAGCCGGACGAGGGCACGATCACCATCGATGGCCAGGACGTCTCCTTCCACACCCCCGGGGACGCCATCGCCTGCGGCATCGGCATGGTGCACCAGCACTTCATGCTCGCCGACTACCTCACGGTCCTGGAGAACGTCGTTCTCGGCTCCGAGAAGCTGTACGGGATCGGCGACCGGGCCCGCGCGAAGATCAAGGAGATCTCGGACGCGTACGGGCTCAATGTGCGGCCCGATGTCATGGTCGAGGACCTGGGCGTCGCCGACCGCCAGCGGGTGGAGATCCTCAAGGTCCTCTACCGCGGCGCGCGCATCCTGATCCTGGACGAGCCGACCGCCGTCCTGGTCCCGCAGGAGGTCGACGCCCTCTTCGACAATCTGCGCGAGCTCAAGGCCGAGGGCCTCACGGTCATCTTCATCTCGCACAAGCTGGGCGAGGTGCTGTCGGTCGCCGACGACATCACGGTGATCCGCCGGGGCACCACGGTCGGCACCGCCGACCCGGCCTCCACCACCCCCAAGCAGCTCGCCGAGCTGATGGTGGGCAGCGAACTGCCCTCGCCGGAGACCCGTGAGTCCACGGTCACCGATGTCCCGATGCTCACCGTCGAGGGGCTGCGGATGACCGCGACCGACCCCGACGGGGTGGTCCGCGCGGTGCTCGACGGCATCGACTTCACCATCCACCAGGGCGAGGTCCTCGGCATCGCCGGAGTGGAGGGCAACGGCCAGTCCGAGCTGGTCGAGGCGATCATGGGGATGCGCCACCTGGACAGCGGCACCCTCGTCTTCGACGGCGAGGACATCGCCGCCCTGCCGACCCGCAAGCGCCGCGAGGACGGCATCGGCGTCATCCCCGAGGACCGCCACCGGCACGGTCTGCTCCTGGAGGCCCCCCTCTGGGAGAACCGCATCCTCGGCCATGTCACCGAGCGCCCCAACAGCAAGGGCGCCTTCCTCGACCTCCGGGCGGCCCGCGCCGACACCGAGCGGATCGTGCGCGAGTACGACGTCCGCACCCCCGGCATCGACGTCACCGCGGCCTCGCTCTCCGGCGGCAACCAGCAGAAGCTGATCGTCGGCCGCGAGATGAGCCACCGGCCCAAGCTGCTGATCGCGGCCCACCCCACCCGGGGCGTGGACGTCGGCGCGCAGGCGCAGATCTGGGACCAGATCCGCGAGGCCCGCCGCGAGGGCCTGGCGGTCCTGCTGATCTCCGCCGACCTGGACGAGCTGATCGGGCTCTCCGACACCCTGCGGGTCATGTACCGCGGCCGGCTGGTGGCGGACGCCGACCCGGCCGACATCACCCCCGAGGAGCTGGGCTCGGCCATGACCGGCGCGGCCTCCGGCCATCTGGAACACCACGACGCCACCGACGCCGCCGACACCGGCGGCGACGACCCCCAGGGCGGGGGAGAGGACCGATGA
- a CDS encoding BMP family lipoprotein — MRRVSKITAACIATAALAFTATACGESSTEDTGSGSGDAAGKLKIGMAYDVGGRGDNSFNDSAARGLDKAKAELGAETKELTAKHGETPADREARLASLAKGGFNPVFAVGFAYKDAVDKVAVQFPKTTFGMVDSISEHKNVDSIVFAEEQGSYLAGVAAALKSKDGKVGFIGGVDLPLIKKFAAGFEQGVLDTNPKAKVQLQYLSYGTDLSGFGSPDRGRAAAQGMLDKGMDVIYTAAGGSGAGAIEAVAGKKGAWSIGVDSDQAKDPALAKYASTILTSVVKNVDAGVFALAKSVKDGKPLTGTHAYTLAEDGVSLTTTGGHLKDIQGKIDEAKKKIIDGQIKVKTTT, encoded by the coding sequence TTGCGCCGGGTATCCAAGATCACTGCCGCGTGCATCGCGACCGCGGCCCTCGCTTTCACCGCCACCGCGTGCGGAGAGTCCTCCACCGAGGACACGGGCTCCGGCTCGGGGGACGCCGCGGGCAAGCTCAAGATCGGTATGGCCTACGACGTCGGCGGCCGTGGCGACAACTCCTTCAACGACTCCGCCGCCCGCGGTCTGGACAAGGCCAAGGCCGAGCTGGGCGCGGAGACCAAGGAGCTGACCGCCAAGCACGGCGAGACCCCCGCCGACCGTGAGGCCCGCCTCGCCTCGCTGGCGAAGGGCGGCTTCAACCCCGTCTTCGCCGTCGGCTTCGCCTACAAGGACGCGGTCGACAAGGTCGCCGTGCAGTTCCCGAAGACGACGTTCGGCATGGTCGACTCGATCTCCGAGCACAAGAACGTCGACAGCATCGTCTTCGCCGAGGAGCAGGGCTCGTACCTCGCCGGTGTCGCCGCCGCCCTGAAGTCCAAGGACGGCAAGGTCGGCTTCATCGGCGGTGTCGACCTGCCGCTGATCAAGAAGTTCGCCGCGGGCTTCGAGCAGGGTGTCCTGGACACCAACCCCAAGGCGAAGGTCCAGCTCCAGTACCTGAGCTACGGCACGGACCTGTCCGGCTTCGGCAGCCCCGACCGGGGCCGCGCCGCCGCCCAGGGCATGCTCGACAAGGGCATGGACGTCATCTACACCGCGGCGGGCGGCTCCGGCGCCGGCGCGATCGAGGCCGTGGCGGGCAAGAAGGGCGCCTGGTCCATCGGCGTCGACTCGGACCAGGCCAAGGACCCGGCGCTGGCGAAGTACGCCTCCACCATCCTGACCTCGGTCGTCAAGAACGTGGACGCGGGTGTCTTCGCGCTGGCCAAGTCCGTCAAGGACGGCAAGCCGCTGACCGGCACCCACGCCTACACCCTCGCCGAGGACGGTGTCAGCCTCACCACCACGGGTGGCCACCTGAAGGACATCCAGGGCAAGATCGACGAGGCGAAGAAGAAGATCATCGACGGCCAGATCAAGGTCAAGACCACCACCTGA
- a CDS encoding ABC transporter permease, with amino-acid sequence MKKFDKERVLLGIAAPLLAIVVAFLVTALVLLATGKEPFNAFGIMFDYGSKSDSQVYILNKATTYYLAGIAVAVGFRMNLFNIGVDGQYRLAAFFAAALGGAVTLPAPLQIPMIIICAMLVGAMWAGIAGVLKVTRGVSEVVSTIMLNAIATAIIGYLLQQGRLGHLDAAGTKIATKPLPESAHFFEFPTTPAPVWGFIVVAVIAGIGYWFTLSRTRFGFDLRTVGQSGSAAEASGVNVKRMVVTSMLISGAMAGLVGMPTLLNESYEYSGDFPVGVGFTGIAIALLGRNHPVGIALGALLWAFLERGSGQLEFQGYDKEIVGVIQGVIVLCVVIAYEVVRRYGLKLQQRQVGAKLAAQARNSDQQEVSA; translated from the coding sequence ATGAAGAAGTTCGACAAGGAGCGGGTGCTCCTGGGGATCGCCGCCCCGCTGCTCGCGATCGTCGTCGCGTTCCTGGTCACCGCGCTGGTGCTGCTGGCGACCGGCAAGGAACCGTTCAACGCGTTCGGCATCATGTTCGACTACGGCTCGAAGTCGGACAGCCAGGTCTACATCCTGAACAAGGCCACCACGTACTACCTGGCGGGCATCGCGGTCGCCGTCGGCTTCCGGATGAACCTGTTCAACATCGGTGTGGACGGCCAGTACCGGCTCGCGGCCTTCTTCGCCGCGGCCCTCGGCGGCGCGGTGACCCTGCCCGCCCCGCTCCAGATCCCGATGATCATCATCTGCGCCATGCTCGTCGGCGCGATGTGGGCCGGTATCGCGGGTGTCCTCAAGGTCACCCGGGGCGTCAGCGAGGTCGTCTCCACGATCATGCTGAACGCGATCGCGACCGCGATCATCGGCTACCTCCTCCAGCAGGGCCGCCTCGGCCACCTGGACGCCGCCGGGACCAAGATCGCGACCAAGCCGCTGCCGGAGTCCGCGCACTTCTTCGAGTTCCCGACCACCCCGGCCCCGGTCTGGGGCTTCATCGTGGTCGCCGTGATCGCGGGCATCGGCTACTGGTTCACCCTCTCCCGCACCCGCTTCGGCTTCGACCTGCGCACCGTCGGCCAGTCCGGCTCCGCCGCCGAGGCCAGCGGCGTCAACGTCAAGCGCATGGTCGTCACCTCCATGCTGATCTCCGGCGCCATGGCCGGTCTGGTCGGCATGCCGACGCTGCTCAACGAGAGCTACGAGTACAGCGGCGACTTCCCGGTCGGCGTCGGCTTCACCGGTATCGCCATCGCCCTGCTCGGCCGCAACCACCCGGTCGGCATCGCCCTCGGCGCGCTGCTGTGGGCCTTCCTGGAGCGCGGCAGCGGCCAGCTCGAATTCCAGGGCTACGACAAGGAGATCGTCGGCGTCATCCAGGGCGTCATCGTCCTGTGCGTCGTCATCGCCTACGAGGTCGTGCGCCGCTACGGCCTCAAGCTCCAGCAACGGCAGGTCGGCGCCAAGCTCGCCGCCCAGGCCCGTAACTCCGACCAGCAGGAGGTGTCGGCGTGA
- a CDS encoding N-acetylneuraminate synthase family protein, translating into MSTSRLRTLGTRTAGPGRPVYVTGEIGINHNGDLENAFALIDAAADAGCDAVKFQKRTPEICTPRDQWDIERDTPWGRMTYIDYRHRVEFDEEDYRRIDEHCARRGIDWFASPWDTEAVAFLERFDVPAHKVASASLTDDELLRALRATGKTVILSTGMSTPRQIRHAVEVLGSDNIVLCHATSTYPARAEELNLNVIRTLQGEYPNVPIGYSGHETGLQTTLAAVALGAVFVERHITLDRAMWGSDQAASVEPGGLARLVRDIRTIETALGDGVKRVYDSELAPMRKLRRVTGVVAEAGDREPVAV; encoded by the coding sequence ATGAGCACGTCCCGTCTGCGCACCCTCGGCACCAGGACCGCCGGGCCGGGCCGCCCCGTCTATGTCACGGGCGAGATCGGCATCAACCACAACGGCGATCTGGAGAACGCCTTCGCGCTCATCGACGCCGCCGCCGACGCGGGCTGCGACGCCGTCAAGTTCCAGAAGCGCACCCCGGAGATCTGCACCCCGCGCGACCAGTGGGACATCGAGCGCGACACCCCCTGGGGCCGGATGACCTACATCGACTACCGCCACCGTGTCGAGTTCGACGAGGAGGACTACCGCCGTATCGACGAGCACTGCGCCCGGCGCGGCATCGACTGGTTCGCCTCGCCGTGGGACACCGAGGCCGTCGCCTTCCTGGAGCGGTTCGACGTCCCCGCGCACAAGGTGGCCTCCGCCTCGCTCACCGACGACGAGCTGCTGCGCGCCCTGCGGGCCACCGGCAAGACGGTCATCCTCTCCACCGGGATGTCGACCCCGCGCCAGATCCGGCACGCGGTGGAGGTGCTCGGCAGCGACAACATCGTTCTGTGCCACGCCACCTCGACCTACCCGGCCCGCGCCGAGGAGCTGAACCTCAACGTCATCCGGACCCTCCAGGGCGAGTACCCGAACGTCCCGATCGGCTACTCCGGCCATGAGACCGGGCTCCAGACCACCCTCGCCGCCGTCGCCCTCGGCGCGGTCTTCGTCGAGCGGCACATCACGCTCGACCGCGCGATGTGGGGCTCCGACCAGGCGGCGTCCGTCGAACCGGGCGGACTGGCCCGGCTGGTGCGGGACATCCGCACCATCGAGACCGCCCTCGGCGACGGTGTGAAGCGGGTGTACGACTCCGAACTCGCCCCCATGCGCAAGCTCCGCCGGGTCACCGGCGTCGTCGCCGAGGCGGGCGACCGCGAGCCCGTGGCCGTCTGA
- a CDS encoding amidohydrolase, with amino-acid sequence MSREPETDLPGSAALPGTLSTALRDELIAFRRDLHMHPELGNQEFRTTAALKERLERAGLRPRVLPTGTGLVCDIGVREDIGARNETPPHGAAPDAAPGGGPVPAAAREPIAGLSGDLSGDLNAGLSGETPLLALRADIDALPIPDTKAGVAYRSTVPERAHACGHDVHTTAVLGAGLVLAELHRQGLLPRPVRLIFQPAEEVLPGGATDVIDAGALDGVGKIIAVHCDPKVDAGVIGLRPGPITSACDRLEIALDGPGGHTARPHLTTDLVTAAAKVAAEVPALLSRRVDARAGLAVTWGRIAAGHACNVIPQHAELSGTVRCLDLPSWRAAPDLVHTAVDEIARLYGAKPEVTYVRGVPPVVNDPVVAELLREAQTARRGVYAVEDTEQSLGGEDFSWYLEHVPGAMARLGVRTPGDTAQRDLHRGDFDVDEYAIEVGVELFTAAALLDVPRN; translated from the coding sequence ATGTCCCGCGAGCCCGAAACCGATCTGCCCGGGAGCGCCGCACTGCCCGGCACACTGTCCACCGCCCTGCGCGACGAGCTGATCGCCTTCCGCCGCGATCTGCATATGCACCCCGAGCTCGGCAACCAGGAATTCCGCACCACCGCCGCCCTCAAGGAACGCCTGGAACGGGCCGGGCTCAGGCCCCGGGTGCTCCCGACCGGCACCGGGCTCGTCTGTGACATCGGCGTACGCGAGGACATCGGTGCGCGGAACGAGACACCCCCGCACGGAGCCGCGCCGGACGCCGCCCCCGGCGGCGGCCCGGTCCCGGCGGCGGCCCGGGAGCCGATCGCCGGCCTGAGCGGCGATCTGAGCGGTGACCTGAACGCCGGCCTGAGCGGCGAAACGCCACTGCTCGCCCTGCGCGCGGACATCGACGCGCTGCCCATCCCGGACACCAAGGCCGGTGTGGCCTACCGCTCCACCGTGCCCGAACGGGCCCACGCCTGCGGCCACGACGTCCACACCACGGCCGTCCTCGGCGCCGGTCTCGTCCTCGCCGAACTGCACCGGCAGGGGCTGCTGCCGCGCCCGGTACGGCTGATCTTCCAGCCCGCCGAGGAGGTGCTGCCGGGCGGCGCCACCGACGTCATCGACGCCGGGGCCCTGGACGGCGTCGGCAAGATCATCGCGGTGCACTGCGACCCCAAGGTGGACGCGGGCGTCATCGGCCTGCGCCCCGGTCCCATCACCTCCGCCTGCGACCGGCTGGAGATCGCCCTCGACGGGCCCGGCGGCCACACCGCCCGCCCCCATCTGACCACCGACCTGGTCACGGCGGCGGCGAAGGTGGCCGCCGAGGTCCCGGCGCTGCTCTCCCGGCGGGTGGACGCCCGCGCGGGGCTCGCCGTCACCTGGGGCCGGATCGCCGCCGGGCACGCCTGCAATGTGATCCCCCAGCACGCCGAGCTGTCCGGGACCGTGCGCTGCCTGGACCTGCCGAGCTGGCGCGCCGCCCCCGACCTGGTGCATACCGCCGTCGACGAGATCGCCCGGCTCTACGGGGCCAAGCCCGAGGTCACCTATGTGCGCGGGGTTCCGCCGGTGGTCAACGACCCGGTCGTCGCCGAGCTGCTGCGCGAGGCACAGACCGCCCGCCGGGGCGTGTACGCGGTCGAGGACACGGAACAGAGCCTGGGCGGCGAGGACTTCTCCTGGTACCTGGAGCACGTCCCGGGCGCGATGGCCCGGCTGGGTGTGCGCACCCCCGGCGACACCGCGCAGCGCGATCTGCACCGGGGCGACTTCGACGTCGACGAGTACGCGATCGAGGTCGGCGTCGAGCTGTTCACGGCCGCCGCCCTGCTGGACGTCCCCCGGAACTGA